The proteins below come from a single Edaphobacter acidisoli genomic window:
- the katG gene encoding catalase/peroxidase HPI, with protein sequence MATEAKCPFHQAAAGSGPSNRDWWPEQLNLDILRLNSSLSDPMDKDFDYAKEFKSLDLAAVKKDIESLMTTSQDWWPADFGNYGPLFIRMAWHSAGTYRIGDGRGGAGAGQQRFAPLNSWPDNVGLDKARRLLWPVKQKYGKKLSWADLIVLAGNVALESMGFKTFGFGGGRKDVWEPDEAVYWGSETTWLGDKRYTGDRDLEKPLAAVQMGLIYVNPEGPNGNPDPIAAAKDIRETFARMAMNDEETVALIAGGHTFGKTHGAGPASHVGAPPEGAGIEDQGLGWKCAFNTGKGADAIGSGLEVVWSNTPTKWSNYFFENLFGYEWELTKSPAGAHQWKPKGDAGAGTVPDAHDPSKRLAPSMLTTDLSLRFDPAYEKISRRFYEHPDEFADAFARAWFKLTHRDMGPRSRYLGSEVPTEELIWQDPVPAVDHKLIDAQDVAALRSKILASGLTTSQLISTAWASASTFRGSDKRGGANGARIRLSPQKDWAANHPEQLAKVLKTLEGIQSEFNKQSGKKVSLADLIVLAGCAGVEQAAKNAGVTVTVPFAPGRTDASQEQTDVDSFAVLEPVADGFRNFLKDKSSVPAEALLVDKAQLLTLTVPEMTVLIGGLRVLDTNVGQSKHGVFTKKPGTLTNDFFINLLDMGMEWKPASGAQDVFELRDRKTGEVKWTGTRVDLVFGSNSQLRALAEVYGSSDAKEKFVHDFVAVWNKVMNLDRFDLA encoded by the coding sequence ATGGCAACCGAAGCAAAATGCCCGTTCCATCAAGCCGCCGCAGGCAGCGGCCCGTCGAACCGTGACTGGTGGCCGGAGCAGCTGAACCTGGACATCCTTCGTCTGAACTCGTCCCTGTCCGATCCCATGGACAAGGATTTCGACTATGCGAAAGAGTTCAAGAGCCTCGATCTCGCTGCTGTGAAGAAAGACATTGAGTCGCTGATGACCACCTCGCAGGACTGGTGGCCTGCTGACTTCGGCAACTACGGCCCTCTTTTCATCCGGATGGCATGGCACAGCGCGGGAACGTACCGCATCGGCGATGGCCGTGGCGGCGCAGGAGCAGGCCAGCAACGTTTTGCCCCACTCAACAGCTGGCCCGACAACGTCGGTCTCGATAAGGCACGGCGGCTGCTCTGGCCTGTGAAGCAGAAGTATGGGAAGAAGCTTTCCTGGGCGGACCTGATCGTCCTCGCCGGTAACGTCGCGCTTGAGTCAATGGGCTTCAAGACGTTTGGCTTTGGCGGAGGACGTAAAGACGTCTGGGAGCCGGATGAGGCTGTCTACTGGGGTTCTGAGACGACATGGTTGGGGGACAAGCGCTACACCGGCGATCGCGATCTCGAGAAGCCACTGGCCGCTGTGCAGATGGGCCTGATCTACGTAAACCCTGAGGGTCCGAACGGCAACCCGGATCCAATTGCAGCAGCCAAGGATATTCGCGAGACGTTTGCCCGTATGGCGATGAATGACGAAGAGACTGTGGCGCTGATTGCGGGCGGCCATACCTTCGGCAAGACGCACGGCGCTGGGCCCGCATCGCATGTGGGTGCGCCGCCTGAAGGAGCCGGCATCGAAGATCAGGGCCTCGGCTGGAAATGCGCCTTCAACACAGGCAAAGGTGCAGACGCGATTGGCAGTGGCCTTGAGGTTGTCTGGAGCAATACGCCGACGAAGTGGAGCAACTACTTCTTCGAAAACCTGTTCGGCTATGAGTGGGAGTTGACGAAGAGTCCTGCAGGTGCGCACCAGTGGAAGCCAAAGGGGGACGCAGGCGCAGGCACAGTGCCTGATGCGCACGATCCATCGAAGCGTCTCGCGCCGTCGATGTTGACCACAGATCTTTCGCTGCGCTTCGACCCGGCATACGAAAAGATTTCGCGCCGTTTCTACGAACACCCCGACGAGTTCGCCGATGCGTTCGCGCGTGCGTGGTTCAAGCTGACGCACCGCGACATGGGTCCCCGCTCGCGCTACCTGGGTTCGGAGGTTCCGACTGAAGAGCTTATCTGGCAGGACCCCGTTCCCGCGGTCGATCACAAGCTGATTGATGCGCAGGATGTCGCCGCGCTGAGGAGCAAGATTCTCGCCTCGGGCCTGACCACCTCGCAGTTGATCTCGACGGCCTGGGCATCGGCTTCGACCTTCCGCGGCTCCGACAAGCGCGGTGGCGCAAACGGCGCGCGCATTCGTCTTTCTCCGCAGAAGGATTGGGCGGCGAACCATCCGGAACAGCTGGCGAAGGTGTTGAAGACGCTCGAAGGTATTCAGAGCGAGTTCAACAAGCAATCTGGCAAGAAGGTTTCGCTCGCTGACTTGATTGTTCTAGCCGGTTGCGCGGGTGTCGAACAAGCCGCGAAAAATGCTGGCGTCACTGTGACTGTTCCCTTCGCCCCTGGGCGCACGGACGCTTCGCAGGAGCAGACTGACGTGGACTCGTTCGCAGTGCTTGAGCCGGTTGCGGATGGATTCCGCAACTTTCTCAAGGACAAGTCCAGCGTCCCGGCCGAGGCATTGCTGGTCGATAAGGCGCAGCTGCTGACGCTGACCGTGCCCGAGATGACGGTGCTGATCGGCGGCCTGCGCGTGCTCGACACGAACGTCGGACAAAGCAAGCATGGCGTCTTCACCAAAAAGCCGGGGACGTTGACCAACGACTTCTTCATCAACCTGCTCGATATGGGTATGGAGTGGAAGCCGGCTTCGGGTGCGCAGGACGTATTTGAACTGCGCGATCGCAAGACGGGAGAGGTGAAGTGGACCGGCACGCGTGTCGATCTTGTCTTCGGTTCGAACTCTCAGCTCCGAGCGCTCGCAGAGGTCTACGGCAGCTCCGACGCCAAAGAGAAGTTTGTCCATGACTTCGTTGCGGTTTGGAACAAGGTGATGAACCTTGATCGCTTCGACCTTGCGTGA
- a CDS encoding TonB-dependent receptor, producing MQMTKQFTKRNLRMLVAVLLWPLLAVSFVHAQQDQGTITGTVTDPTGAVVEGASVTVADINTGFTQKRSSDRSGVFTISPLKIGTYSLTVSATGFQTMQRKGLQLHAQERLSVNVQLPVGSESQTVEVTSDAPQMQTQESSVGQTISAGAINNTALNGRNYVYIAQLTMGVAPGTQGSRGEQKGDFSANGQRAEQNNFILDGVDNNVNLADFLNGASFVIKPPPDALQEFSVQTSDYSAELGHAAGGVVNASIKSGTNTVHGSLWEYFRNDKLNAIDWFSLGKPMYRQNQFGGTLGGPIIKNHLFLFADAEANRIVYQETSNFYSVPTALMRSSGFTNYTELLSADTTLNTTAKKLYTPGGGSPLACNGVQNTLCASQVNQNAAKLLNEYPLPNYGAAGKTYNNYLFAGKVTDNTTQYDVRSDWNINQKDQTFARYSYSQNPQYYPSPLGPVLDGGSFSADGNIRVEGRNFTWSETHIFSPKVVNEIRFGYNWIHASFQQQNSNTSLAAQYGMNNIPFSPGNGGLPGLTISGLTTAGTPAFYPSQEYENVAQLLDNVTFSLGNNSLKVGVNFQRIRNSTLQPSRGRGNFNFTGMYSDIPSASSTTGSGIADFVQDYVASASIGNLYTTEDERWYDAAYLQDDWRVMPKLTLNLGLRWEYVQPFVELHDHQANFVPGTFTAAGTSTAPNYVKASGTYLLPKSTQNVSLPPIFANSLAANNINVQYTNNRSLTLSHFMNFSPRVGFAYTANNKFVVRAGFGIFYGGLENVGYGPNIGQSLPFAISDSISAQTCSSAANCTFSNTTLESGFAGLLNSDGTLSATALVNPGVKSLSYQNRSPYTESWNLSLQYAFTPALSATLAYVGNVDRHLQAQSSTNTYDGLLPPGTSYSSYLPLGGGIAGSGSNYGKYGLSGGGIVVDSGMGNYNALQSKLEGRATRSLTFLATYTWSHALDDARPPLNGYAGQASYRLPQWLGLSYDYGSDLQDVRQRATLNGHYILPFGYGRAHLNRAGWENEVVGGWETSLTFRVQTGNPAELVANNTLGNGTSYPLKVADPFKAGGSLPLNTPSTKACATSVRTVQHWFNPCAFQNPINVSASNYASLPLSAFYGAPGSTTVVGPGYNRIDATLFKDFALPRESRLQFRADVFNLLNTPAHGQPATNVGGGGGAETNQVQNGAFGQITSERFHGEQPDSRVIQLALKLQF from the coding sequence ATGCAGATGACAAAGCAGTTTACAAAGAGAAATCTCAGAATGCTGGTGGCGGTGCTTCTCTGGCCGCTGCTGGCGGTGTCTTTTGTGCATGCGCAGCAGGACCAGGGCACGATCACAGGAACAGTAACGGATCCTACGGGAGCTGTAGTGGAAGGAGCTTCGGTTACTGTTGCCGATATCAACACTGGGTTTACGCAGAAGAGGAGTAGCGACAGGAGCGGCGTCTTCACCATCTCGCCTCTCAAAATCGGCACCTACAGTCTGACGGTCTCTGCCACTGGGTTTCAGACGATGCAGCGTAAGGGGCTCCAGCTTCATGCTCAGGAGAGACTCAGCGTCAACGTGCAGCTTCCGGTCGGCAGTGAATCCCAGACCGTCGAGGTGACGAGCGACGCTCCGCAGATGCAGACGCAGGAGTCGTCCGTTGGGCAAACGATCTCAGCCGGCGCAATCAACAATACTGCGCTCAACGGCCGAAACTACGTTTACATCGCGCAGCTCACGATGGGCGTTGCACCGGGAACTCAGGGTTCGCGTGGCGAACAGAAGGGTGATTTCTCGGCCAACGGTCAGCGCGCCGAGCAAAATAACTTCATCCTCGATGGCGTCGACAACAACGTGAACCTCGCCGACTTTCTCAACGGAGCCAGTTTCGTCATCAAGCCACCACCTGACGCGCTGCAGGAGTTCAGCGTTCAGACCTCCGATTACAGCGCCGAGCTGGGTCATGCGGCCGGCGGCGTGGTGAACGCCTCCATCAAGTCCGGCACCAACACCGTTCACGGGTCTTTATGGGAGTACTTCCGCAACGATAAGCTGAACGCGATCGACTGGTTCTCGCTCGGCAAACCAATGTATAGGCAGAACCAGTTTGGTGGCACCTTGGGCGGGCCCATCATCAAGAACCACCTATTCCTCTTCGCTGATGCCGAAGCGAATCGCATCGTTTATCAGGAGACAAGCAATTTCTATAGTGTTCCAACAGCGCTCATGCGCTCCAGTGGTTTCACTAACTACACCGAGCTTCTCAGTGCCGACACCACGCTAAACACGACAGCAAAGAAGCTCTATACGCCCGGCGGGGGATCGCCGCTGGCTTGCAATGGAGTACAAAATACGCTCTGTGCGAGCCAGGTGAATCAGAACGCGGCCAAGCTGCTGAATGAGTATCCTCTGCCGAACTACGGGGCCGCCGGCAAAACCTATAACAACTATCTCTTTGCTGGAAAAGTCACCGACAACACCACGCAGTACGATGTGCGCTCCGACTGGAACATCAATCAAAAGGACCAGACATTTGCGCGCTACAGCTACTCGCAGAACCCGCAGTACTATCCAAGTCCGCTCGGTCCTGTGCTCGACGGCGGATCGTTTAGCGCGGATGGCAATATCCGCGTGGAAGGCCGCAATTTCACCTGGAGTGAGACGCACATCTTCTCACCGAAGGTCGTCAACGAAATTCGCTTTGGCTACAACTGGATCCACGCGTCTTTTCAGCAGCAGAATAGCAATACCAGCCTTGCAGCACAGTACGGGATGAATAACATTCCCTTCAGTCCCGGCAATGGCGGTCTTCCCGGTCTCACTATCTCAGGACTTACCACTGCGGGAACGCCGGCCTTCTATCCTTCGCAGGAGTATGAGAATGTTGCGCAACTGTTGGACAATGTGACCTTCTCTCTCGGCAATAATTCGTTGAAGGTTGGTGTGAATTTCCAGCGCATCCGCAACTCAACGCTTCAGCCGTCTCGTGGTCGCGGCAACTTCAACTTCACTGGCATGTATTCGGATATTCCAAGCGCCTCTTCCACAACCGGCTCTGGCATCGCCGACTTCGTCCAGGACTATGTCGCTTCTGCGTCGATCGGCAACCTTTACACCACCGAGGATGAGCGCTGGTACGATGCCGCCTACCTGCAAGACGACTGGCGCGTCATGCCGAAACTCACCCTCAATCTAGGCCTACGCTGGGAATATGTGCAGCCCTTCGTCGAACTGCACGATCATCAGGCCAACTTCGTCCCCGGAACCTTTACCGCTGCGGGTACGTCCACCGCGCCGAACTATGTGAAGGCCTCCGGCACATATCTTCTTCCCAAGAGCACGCAGAACGTCTCTCTACCGCCGATCTTCGCCAACAGTCTTGCGGCAAATAACATCAACGTGCAATACACAAACAACCGCTCGTTGACCCTGTCGCACTTCATGAACTTCTCCCCGCGCGTGGGATTCGCTTACACGGCAAATAACAAGTTCGTCGTGCGTGCGGGCTTCGGCATCTTCTACGGCGGTCTGGAAAATGTAGGTTATGGCCCGAACATCGGTCAGAGCCTGCCGTTCGCCATCTCCGACAGCATCTCGGCGCAGACCTGCTCTTCCGCCGCGAACTGTACCTTCTCCAACACGACGCTGGAGTCTGGCTTCGCCGGTTTGCTGAACTCCGATGGAACGCTGAGCGCCACCGCGCTCGTCAATCCGGGTGTGAAGAGCCTCAGCTATCAGAACCGTTCGCCGTATACGGAGAGCTGGAATCTCAGCCTTCAGTACGCCTTTACTCCTGCGCTCTCGGCCACGCTTGCTTATGTGGGCAATGTAGACCGTCATCTGCAGGCACAGAGCAGCACAAACACCTACGATGGCTTATTGCCTCCAGGCACCTCCTACAGTTCCTATCTTCCGCTGGGCGGCGGCATCGCCGGCAGCGGCAGCAACTACGGTAAGTACGGCCTGAGCGGCGGAGGCATCGTGGTCGACAGCGGCATGGGCAACTACAACGCCCTCCAGTCCAAGCTCGAAGGACGCGCCACCCGCAGTCTTACGTTCCTCGCTACCTACACCTGGTCACACGCGCTTGATGACGCGCGTCCTCCGCTGAATGGCTACGCTGGTCAGGCATCCTATCGGTTGCCGCAATGGCTTGGCCTTTCCTACGACTACGGCTCGGACCTGCAAGATGTTCGGCAGCGCGCTACTTTGAATGGCCACTACATTCTGCCCTTCGGATATGGACGTGCTCACCTGAACCGTGCAGGTTGGGAGAACGAAGTCGTCGGTGGATGGGAGACCTCGCTAACATTCCGGGTACAAACCGGTAACCCGGCAGAGTTGGTTGCCAACAATACCCTGGGTAATGGCACGTCCTATCCGCTGAAGGTCGCTGATCCGTTCAAGGCTGGAGGATCTCTGCCTTTGAACACACCTTCAACCAAGGCGTGCGCTACAAGCGTGAGGACCGTTCAGCATTGGTTCAATCCATGTGCCTTCCAGAATCCGATAAACGTTTCGGCGTCCAACTATGCTTCGTTACCGCTCTCCGCATTCTATGGAGCGCCTGGCTCGACGACTGTTGTTGGGCCCGGCTATAACCGCATCGATGCGACGCTGTTCAAGGACTTCGCGCTGCCGCGTGAATCCAGACTTCAGTTCCGCGCCGATGTCTTCAACCTCTTGAACACTCCTGCTCATGGTCAGCCGGCAACAAATGTTGGCGGTGGCGGCGGCGCAGAGACGAATCAGGTGCAAAATGGCGCATTCGGCCAGATCACCAGCGAGCGCTTTCATGGTGAGCAGCCGGACTCACGTGTCATTCAGCTCGCACTGAAGCTTCAGTTTTAG
- a CDS encoding MFS transporter: protein MDSGSLSTEGRSFTNVSAAVASVLRRRWWYLLPAVFITYSLAYVDRANYGLGAAAGLAATLHITGKQNSLLGALFFLGYFAFQLPGTILVGKRSPVRLIFVLLGVWGVLAALTGVIRIFWALALDRFFLGVAESCIFPAMLLLLTRWFTRSERSRANTLLIIANPVTVLWMSVMTGYLIEAVGWQRAFIYEGLPAVLWAVAWIVTVRDRPEQAKWMTPEAIEFLEGRLDEEQLAVAPVKAIRTALLRGDVILLSIVYFCWSLGIYGFVLWLPTIVRRGADLSMGTTGLLSAIPYLAGILLMLFAAHRSDKTLRRKTMVWPFLLIAGLALYGSFLSASSSFPIAFAGLIIAGACMYAPYGPFFAIIPERVPRSATAEVLAFVNSAGALGAFVGSYFVGWLQAATGNARAGYLLMAGALVCSAILMLLLNEKGHQRNGAVRENES from the coding sequence ATGGATTCGGGATCTCTTAGCACCGAAGGCCGGAGTTTTACGAACGTCTCCGCGGCTGTCGCATCTGTGCTGCGGCGGCGCTGGTGGTATCTGCTGCCCGCAGTCTTCATCACGTACAGTCTCGCGTATGTAGACCGTGCGAACTATGGGTTGGGCGCGGCTGCTGGTCTTGCAGCGACGCTGCACATCACTGGTAAACAGAACTCGCTGCTAGGCGCGCTGTTCTTCCTCGGCTATTTCGCTTTTCAGCTTCCGGGCACGATCCTGGTGGGGAAGCGTAGTCCCGTGCGCCTCATCTTTGTATTGTTGGGCGTGTGGGGAGTGCTCGCCGCGCTGACCGGCGTCATCCGCATCTTCTGGGCGCTCGCGCTGGACAGGTTTTTCTTGGGTGTAGCCGAAAGCTGCATCTTCCCGGCCATGCTGCTGCTGCTGACCCGTTGGTTTACCCGCTCGGAGCGCTCTCGCGCCAACACCCTGCTGATCATCGCCAACCCGGTGACGGTGCTCTGGATGTCGGTGATGACCGGCTACCTGATCGAAGCCGTTGGCTGGCAGCGGGCATTTATCTATGAGGGCCTGCCTGCAGTGCTATGGGCTGTGGCGTGGATTGTGACAGTGCGCGACAGACCGGAGCAGGCGAAGTGGATGACTCCGGAGGCCATAGAATTTCTTGAAGGCCGCCTTGACGAAGAGCAGCTTGCGGTCGCGCCAGTAAAAGCAATCAGAACAGCATTGCTGCGTGGCGACGTCATTTTGTTGTCCATTGTTTATTTCTGCTGGAGCCTCGGTATCTACGGATTCGTACTTTGGCTGCCGACCATCGTGCGGCGCGGTGCAGATCTATCGATGGGCACCACAGGGTTGTTGTCTGCAATTCCCTACCTGGCGGGCATTCTGCTGATGCTGTTTGCAGCGCATCGGTCTGACAAGACGCTCCGTCGCAAAACGATGGTGTGGCCGTTTCTGCTGATCGCCGGCCTTGCGCTTTATGGATCATTTCTATCGGCGAGTTCTAGCTTTCCCATCGCGTTTGCAGGGCTCATCATCGCGGGTGCTTGCATGTATGCGCCGTATGGCCCGTTTTTTGCAATTATCCCTGAGCGTGTTCCTCGCTCTGCAACTGCAGAGGTGCTTGCCTTCGTCAACAGCGCAGGGGCGCTCGGCGCATTTGTCGGCAGCTACTTCGTGGGATGGCTCCAGGCGGCAACGGGCAATGCACGCGCGGGCTATCTGCTGATGGCCGGAGCGCTGGTCTGTTCTGCCATACTCATGCTTCTGTTGAACGAGAAGGGCCATCAGAGAAACGGTGCAGTGCGCGAGAATGAGTCATGA
- a CDS encoding LysR family transcriptional regulator, which translates to MELHQLRYISAIAETGSFSRAAERCQVAQPSLSQQVLKLEEDLGAKLFDRLGRSVRLTEAGRVFLPHARSILNQVEAARSIVADKWADVRGSVAVGVIPTIAPYLMPRYTAAFAKKYPEAKLRIVEETTPVLVESLRDLSVDLAILALPLRHKDLEFFPLRTEPLFAVLPKEHPRAEAKSLALKDLRGESFVMLRDGHCFRDHSIAACVHARVKPRIAFESDQFSSLFGMVAAGVGVSLAPEMAIDRNADCRYVRLSDARATRTIVAAVLRGRSFSRVQQALLSGIRHK; encoded by the coding sequence ATGGAGCTCCATCAGCTACGCTACATCTCTGCTATCGCCGAAACGGGCAGCTTCAGCCGTGCCGCTGAACGCTGCCAGGTCGCCCAACCCTCGCTCTCGCAACAGGTACTCAAGCTTGAAGAAGACCTTGGCGCGAAGCTCTTCGATCGCTTGGGTCGCAGCGTTCGTCTCACTGAGGCTGGCCGTGTCTTCTTGCCGCACGCGCGCTCCATTCTGAACCAGGTTGAAGCGGCGCGGTCCATCGTGGCTGATAAGTGGGCGGATGTTCGCGGCAGCGTGGCCGTTGGCGTTATCCCAACCATTGCGCCTTATCTGATGCCACGCTACACGGCAGCTTTTGCAAAGAAGTATCCGGAGGCAAAGCTGCGGATTGTCGAAGAGACGACGCCGGTGCTGGTTGAAAGCCTGCGAGACCTGTCGGTTGACCTCGCAATTCTTGCACTACCGTTGCGTCACAAAGACCTCGAGTTTTTCCCTCTCCGCACCGAACCGCTCTTCGCCGTGCTGCCCAAGGAGCATCCACGCGCCGAAGCAAAATCGCTCGCGCTCAAGGACCTTCGTGGCGAGTCTTTCGTCATGCTGCGTGACGGACATTGCTTCCGTGACCACAGCATCGCGGCCTGTGTTCACGCACGGGTTAAGCCTCGCATCGCGTTTGAGAGCGACCAATTCAGCAGCCTCTTTGGAATGGTCGCGGCTGGCGTAGGCGTCTCGCTTGCTCCTGAAATGGCCATTGACCGCAACGCTGACTGTCGTTACGTGCGCTTGAGCGATGCGCGCGCCACCCGCACGATCGTTGCCGCGGTGCTGCGCGGACGCAGCTTCAGCCGAGTCCAGCAGGCGCTTCTATCGGGGATCAGGCATAAGTAG
- a CDS encoding glycoside hydrolase family 27 protein, with protein sequence MFLGLAAAAFLLAALPAMGQVASRPPMGWNSWNHFGRNVNDADVRAAADALVSSGMRDAGYIYVNIDDTWEGTRDAEGNIQSNEKFPDMKALADYVHSKGLKLGIYSSPGPKTCAGFEGSYGHEEQDARTYAAWGIDYLKYDLCSYRLILAQQADNLSAAQKDVLKQAVADPRQQRMVMMRMSDAYSPKQIETMKAAYEKMHQALAKTGRPIVFSLCQYGLGDVWKWGASVGGNAWRTTGDIRDNYGSMSAIGFGQLDIAQYAGPGHWNDPDMLEVGNGGMTADEYRTHMSLWALLAAPLLAGNDLSKMTPETLSILTNHDIIAVDQDALGKQADRVWASGAKEIWSRPLTGGAVAVGLFNRGDEATSVTLNFSNAGVRGPAKVRDLWAGKDLGRMRDTYTATVPRHGVVMLRLEP encoded by the coding sequence ATGTTTTTAGGATTGGCTGCGGCAGCATTTCTTCTTGCGGCCTTGCCGGCCATGGGCCAGGTTGCTTCACGACCTCCGATGGGCTGGAACAGTTGGAACCACTTCGGCCGCAATGTAAACGATGCCGATGTGCGTGCGGCTGCCGATGCGCTCGTCTCCAGCGGCATGCGCGATGCCGGTTACATCTATGTCAACATCGACGACACGTGGGAGGGGACCCGCGACGCCGAGGGCAACATTCAAAGCAACGAGAAGTTTCCCGACATGAAGGCGCTGGCCGACTATGTCCACTCCAAGGGGCTGAAGCTCGGCATCTACTCCTCACCTGGGCCGAAGACGTGTGCTGGCTTTGAAGGCAGCTATGGCCACGAGGAGCAGGATGCCCGCACCTATGCCGCATGGGGCATCGACTATCTGAAGTACGACCTTTGCAGTTACAGACTCATCCTGGCGCAGCAGGCCGACAATCTTTCTGCAGCGCAGAAGGATGTCTTGAAACAGGCGGTTGCCGATCCTCGCCAGCAGAGGATGGTCATGATGCGTATGTCTGACGCATATTCGCCAAAGCAGATCGAAACAATGAAGGCCGCGTACGAGAAGATGCATCAGGCGCTCGCGAAGACGGGACGCCCAATCGTCTTCAGCCTGTGCCAGTACGGACTGGGAGATGTGTGGAAGTGGGGAGCGTCAGTAGGCGGGAATGCATGGCGTACCACTGGCGATATTCGCGACAACTATGGTTCGATGTCTGCGATTGGATTCGGTCAGCTCGATATCGCGCAGTACGCGGGGCCCGGGCACTGGAATGATCCTGACATGCTGGAGGTCGGAAACGGCGGCATGACTGCCGACGAGTATCGCACGCACATGTCGTTGTGGGCGCTGCTGGCCGCGCCTCTGTTGGCGGGCAATGACTTGAGCAAGATGACTCCGGAGACGCTCAGCATCCTGACGAACCACGACATCATTGCTGTCGATCAGGACGCGCTGGGCAAGCAGGCAGACCGTGTGTGGGCCTCGGGCGCGAAAGAGATCTGGTCCAGGCCGCTCACCGGAGGCGCCGTTGCTGTGGGCCTGTTCAACCGAGGCGACGAGGCAACATCGGTTACGTTGAATTTTTCCAACGCAGGTGTACGCGGCCCGGCAAAGGTGCGCGACTTGTGGGCAGGCAAAGATCTCGGCCGCATGCGCGACACCTACACAGCGACAGTTCCGCGGCATGGCGTGGTCATGTTGCGGCTGGAACCGTAA